A region from the Pararge aegeria chromosome Z, ilParAegt1.1, whole genome shotgun sequence genome encodes:
- the LOC120635973 gene encoding uncharacterized protein LOC120635973, with amino-acid sequence MEARQEKYLPQAGSGAENSAGESRPLTVLADRGCPSYSGGGDVLPKCDKPFARSGLLQRTPPKTSKHARTLTESEQKETEDGISTGDEGLQYKRPPYVSPLTFFSPMASTPRIRGEWKRKKSPTSKETDTSSGGEKEQLEWDDDLGTETDWKEVKSKGKRVRQKEKKLPYATQMKEKNKENPISNKKNNNENAQVPNRSDKQNKESENPGGRKLRGKKPMAKPEALLVEVKNRDYASVLKEVKLGLSREEVVFTKVRKTRKGDILLELEDAKKGGASQIREKIGEICPNLTFRALKESADVIIRGLDVTVEKQEVEEALRQKVKEFRIKSFWENSYEVKTAIIELPTEEAKKLAEEKKIKIGWMRVSVALVVHKKRCFRCLEYGHISIGCPGYDRSRICYNCGTEGHKAKDCKYERTCAICKDKELSSLERTCAWNTKREAKKRGVEAGSRALGSDIKVLQINLDRTRVAHDLLAVTAKEHKIDLAIIAEPNRKILEARDWVTDCRGDVSLVIFNNSIQTKVVARGNGFIAMKVFELTVYSCYFSPNNRYEEFEKDVSELFESIESQRGEIVVAGDFNAASNVWSTKTENARGRLIMELLASADMNIVNRGFSPTFQRGSKNSTPDITFVSPGLTHKISEWQVLDEDSLSGHRYIKFHILQKELKPTTPRPIGWRLDKLDQPVFECVLKEQYINTPDELVAATRKACDKAMPKKGLRKKAPVYWWNEKIREIREICTKCRRKYTRQRRKKGKNNFGIVEMDQTENKLREEYKSA; translated from the exons ATGGAAGCACGACAAGAAAAATACTTACCCCAGGCGGGTTCCGGCGCTGAAAATAGCGCTGGGGAATCCCGCCCCCTGACAGTCTTGGCTGACAGGGGCTGCCCCTCGTATTCTGGGGGGGGCGACGTTTTGCCAAAATGTGATAAGCCATTTGCTAGGTCTGGGCTGCTTCAACGCACGCCACCTAAAACTTCGAAGCACGCACGAACATTGACCGAATCAGAACAAAAGGAGACAGAAGACGGAATATCTACTGGCGACGAAGGGCTGCAATACAAACGACCACCTTACGTCAGTCCTCTTACTTTTTTCTCGCCAATGGCAAGCACGCCTAGAATAAGAGGAGAGTGGAAACGGAAAAAGTCACCAACGAGTAAGGAGACTGACACTTCTTCTGGAGGTGAAAAGGAACAATTAGAATGGGATGATGACTTAGGCACGGAAACTGATTGGAAGGAAGTTAAATCCAAAGGAAAGCGAGTTCGACAAAAGGAGAAAAAATTGCCCTATGCAACACAgatgaaggaaaaaaataaagagaacCCCATTTCGAACAAGAAGAACAACAACGAGAATGCTCAGGTACCAAATCGGTCAGACAAACAGAATAAAGAAAGTGAAAACCCAGGAGGTAGAAAACTAAGAGGGAAAAAACCTATGGCAAAGCCCGAAGCACTTCTAGTAGAAGTCAAAAATCGTGACTATGCTAGTGTTCTAAAAGAAGTGAAGTTGGGACTATCCCGAGAGGAAGTTGTTTTTACAAAGGTTAGAAAAACAAGAAAAGGCGACATACTTCTTGAGCTGGAAGATGCGAAAAAAGGAGGAGCCTCTCAAATAAGGGAGAAAATTGGAGAAATATGTCCTAATTTAACATTTAGGGCATTAAAAGAGTCAGCTGATGTGATAATACGGGGACTTGACGTCACCGTAGAAAAACAAGAAGTAGAGGAAGCACTACGACAGAAAGTGAAAGAGTTCCGCATTAAGAGTTTCTGGGAGAATAGCTACGAAGTGAAGACCGCTATAATAGAGTTGCCGACGGAGGAAGCCAAAAAACTAGCAGAAGAAAAAAAGATCAAGATTGGATGGATGAGGGTCTCAGTTGCGCTTGTAGTGCATAAGAAGCGCTGCTTCAGGTGCCTCGAGTACGGACATATTTCAATAGGCTGCCCAGGGTATGATCGAAGCAGAATATGCTATAACTGTGGTACTGAAGGACATAAGGCCAAAGACTGCAAGTACGAAAGGACATGCGCTATATGCAAGGACAAGG AGCTGTCCAGCCTGGAAAGAACATGTGCCTGGAATACGAAACGTGAGGCCAAAAAACGGGGAGTAGAAGCTGGAAGTAGAGCGCTAGGCTCTGATATAAAGGTGTTACAAATAAACCTCGACAGAACGCGAGTCGCCCATGATCTGTTAGCAGTGACAGCAAAAGAACATAAAATTGATTTAGCTATCATAGCAGAACCGAATAGAAAGATACTGGAGGCCCGAGACTGGGTAACGGACTGTAGAGGAGATGTATCACTGGTCATATTCAACAACAGCATCCAAACCAAGGTAGTAGCTCGAGGAAATGGCTTTATcgcgatgaaagtgtttgaactTACGGTATATAGTTGTTATTTCTCGCCTAACAATAGATATGAGGAGTTCGAAAAAGATGTTAGTGAGCTATTTGAAAGTATTGAGTCACAGCGTGGGGAAATAGTGGTGGCTGGAGACTTCAACGCGGCATCGAACGTTTGGTCCACTAAAACCGAAAATGCTAGGGGACGTCTTATTATGGAGCTTCTCGCGAGTGCAGACATGAACATAGTTAATAGGGGGTTTTCGCCAACGTTTCAAAGAGGCAGTAAGAATTCCACTCCAGACATTACCTTTGTAAGCCCAGGCCTAACACACAAAATATCGGAATGGCAAGTCCTTGATGAAGATAGCTTGAGTGGTCACAGATATATAAAGTTCCATATACTCCAAAAGGAATTGAAACCGACCACACCACGGCCAATAGGATGGAGACTTGACAAACTAGATCAGCCGGTGTTTGAATGTGTTCTGAAggaacaatatattaatacacCAGATGAATTAGTAGCTGCCACTAGAAAAGCTTGTGATAAAGCGATGCCAAAAAAGGGATTACGGAAGAAAGCACCCGTTTATTGGTGGAACGAAAAAATTAGGGAGATAAGAGAGATCTGCACAAAGTGCCGTCGAAAATATACTCGGCAAAGGCGAAAAAAGGGTAAAAATAACTTTGGTATAGTTGAGATGGAccaaacagaaaataaactaagaGAAGAGTATAAGTCTGCTTAA
- the LOC120635974 gene encoding uncharacterized protein LOC120635974, with protein MHKEDPAVQASLLINLIGSDGFDVYQTFTFEKETDRDDVAVLLKKFDSYFGVKSNITLARYNFFTRNQVEGESINQYVTALKLLTKTCVFSLLEEELIRDRIVCGIRNTVVRDRLLRTDELTLEKAIKICQADEVSMDGTRQLETRAGSSRGASIDAVEARGGDRASGSRRWNAYSSGSRAARGSPALRRGCHAAGRVETRAAAACKHCGQFCESRFQCFAAGVKCYLCGGQNHFARMCSDRAKKVYDIDVYAENDGVNSDSDSGESFFISMIANTSQRRYAEDWFETLTGEYGVERFKLDTGADINVISFERFLLLGYNISVINRKTNVKLQSYSGNIIPIKGICDLNWWYKHKYHQYKLKFAVASISCQSVLGRQTCTELGLVKRVHDINLSQSNGKSERAVQTVKKLLVKSVNSNSDFYLNLLSYRNTPRDTNLSSPAQLLMG; from the exons ATGCATAAGGAAGACCCAGCAGTACAAGCTAGCTTATTGATCAATTTAATAGGATCGGACGGATTTGATGTTTATCAAACGTTTACTTTCGAAAAGGAAACCGATCGCGATGACGTTGCAGTTCTATTGAAAAAGTTTGACAGCTACTTTGGTGTGAAGTCGAATATTACATTAGCCAGATACAACTTTTTCACAAGAAACCAAGTTGAGGGGGAATCGATAAATCAATACGTCACGGCATTGAAGCTTTTAACTAAAACTTGTGTGTTTTCATTGCTGGAAGAGGAGTTGATCAGAGATAGAATCGTGTGTGGCATAAGAAATACGGTCGTTCGAGATCGCTTACTGCGTACGGACGAGCTAACTTTGGAAAAGGCGATAAAAATATGCCAAGCCGACGAAGTTTCAATGGATGGCACGCGCCAGCTAGAAACTCGTGCAGGTAGCTCGAGGGGAGCGTCCATCGATGCGGTGGAAGCGCGCGGCGGAGATCGCGCCTCTGGCAGCCGGCGATGGAACGCGTACAGCAGTGGAAGTCGTGCGGCGCGCGGCTCGCCCGCGCTTCGCCGCGGATGTCATGCCGCCGGTCGGGTGGAAACCCGAGCAGCAGCGGCGTGTAAGCATTGTGGGCAGTTTTGCGAATCGCGATTTCAGTGTTTTGCGGCGGGCGTAAAGTGCTATTTATGCGGTGGGCAAAATCATTTTGCCAGGATGTGTAGTGATCGTGCTAAAAAAGTTTACGACATCGATGTTTATGCGGAGAATGACGGGGTAAATTCCGATAGTGATAGTGGCGAGTCGTTTTTTATATCAATGATAGCGAACACCTCGCAACGTAGATATGCGGAGGATTGGTTTGAAACATTGACTGGTGAGTATGGCGTCGAAAGATTTAAGCTGGATACGGGAGCCGACATAAATGTTATTTCTTTCGAAAGATTTCTATTGTTAGGATATAATATCAGTGTAATAAATAGAAAGACTAATGTCAAACTTCAGTCATACAGTGGTAATATTATTCCTATAAAAGGAATATGTGATTTGAATTGGTGGTATAAACACAAATACCACCAATATAAATTGAAGTTTGCTGTAGCGAGCATTAGCTGTCAAAGTGTTCTTGGAAGGCAAACTTGCACGGAGTTAGGTTTGGTAAAGCGTGTACACGATATAAATCTTT CTCAATCAAATGGTAAAAGTGAACGTGCAGTTCAAACAGTAAAAAAGTTACTAGTGAAATCAGTAAATAGTAACAGTGATTTCTATCTTAACCTACTTAGCTATAGAAATACACCACGTGATACCAACTTGAGTTCTCCTGCACAACTTTTGATGGGTTGA